The DNA window GTCCCAGCGACATGTTTTCCAGGACTCCCATCAGGGCTTGAGAAACGAAACGATGAATCCTTCCGCGGCCGAAAAGCCCCGCAAATCCCTCCGCCCAAGACGGGCGCAGATGGAAGAGGGTCAAAATCCCCCAACCCACCGTCAGACACACCACAAAAAACACCACGGCTTTCCGCTCGCCCATGTTCCAGAGAAACCAGAGGCTTAAAAGCGCCAGCACGTTCACATCGAAAAAACGTTCCATGAACACGATACCCAAAGTTTTTTGAGGAGAGATTCCGTTGTCGCGCCCCAGCCAGACGGCTTTCGCCACCTCTCCGGCTTTGGCGGGCAGAACGTTGTTGATGGCCAGTCCTGCCAGGGTCGCGCGGAAGGTCGATCGAAAGGGCAAAGGGGGAACGGTCATGTACGACAGTCGCAACCCCATGACGGCGTAGGCCATGAAGGAGACGGCCAGTACACCCAACATCGGCGAAATCGGATAGCGCTTCAACACAGACAACAGGTCCGTAAAGGAGACGCCTCGAAAAGCGTAGATCAAGCACAACAAAGACAACCCGTATTTCGCGGCCATCCACAAAACGCGTTTCCAATTCCCGGCTCCATTTGGAAATTTCATAAACGCTACCAACCCCATTGATCGCAAAATGACCCGCAGGCGACGCGTCGAACAATGACAATAATAACGCGAACTAGAAACAACGCCCCTTGCCGCGGCCAATCTATTGTATCCTATGACGACACCGTGACACGATGGAAAGGACATAAAATTCGGTATACTTGTCGTGAGAAAACGAACTGTGAAAAAGCAAACTGAAAAAAGGGAGAATCGAAATTTTGGAGCAAACGAACAAACGCGACTCTGAAAAACCTAAAAAAATACCGGAGCATCTCACAGGAGACGTCTCTCCCTTTCTTCGAGACCTACAAGGCGCTCGGATATTGGGAATTAATCCGCCCGTTTACGACTTCGCCTGGTTTGACCTCTGGTCGAAACCTGTGGGGCTGCTGACCTTGCTTCATGCTCTGAGGCGGATGGGCTGTCAAGTGGATCTCATCGATTGTCTTTACGAGGGACGGACGAAGCCCCTGGACTTCGGGCGCTGGAGAGTGGAGCGGACACC is part of the Synergistaceae bacterium genome and encodes:
- a CDS encoding flippase-like domain-containing protein; the protein is MSFPSCHGVVIGYNRLAAARGVVSSSRYYCHCSTRRLRVILRSMGLVAFMKFPNGAGNWKRVLWMAAKYGLSLLCLIYAFRGVSFTDLLSVLKRYPISPMLGVLAVSFMAYAVMGLRLSYMTVPPLPFRSTFRATLAGLAINNVLPAKAGEVAKAVWLGRDNGISPQKTLGIVFMERFFDVNVLALLSLWFLWNMGERKAVVFFVVCLTVGWGILTLFHLRPSWAEGFAGLFGRGRIHRFVSQALMGVLENMSLGRLAWLSVTSLAVWFFYSLQMTLGINAVAKLGLPWSTTLSIFAISALGMLLPSSPGAFGVYEIVALTALKRSGIGPDEALALALFTHMAQFVPVTLAGVAVCAAFPAKRS